In Ensifer sp. PDNC004, the sequence GTGACCCAGAAGATTGCCGACTATTTCCAGCGCACGCTGCTACCGCTTGCCGATATCGTGCTCGACTTTCATTCCGGCGGAAAGACGCTCGATTTCCTGCCCTTCTGCGCGGCCCACATCCTGCTGGACAAGGCACAGGAGGAAAAATCCTTTGACCTCGTCAGGGCATTCGGCGCCCCATGGTCTATGAAGATGCTGGAGATCGATGCCGTCGGCATGTACGACACGGCCGCGGAGGAGATGGGCAAGGTTTTCATCACCACCGAGCTTGGCGGTGGTGGGACGGTGACGGCCAGGAGTGCTGCCATTGCCAAGACGGGCGTTTCCAACGTGCTGAAGGCGGCGGGCATCTTGAAAGGCACGGTCGCAAGCGCAGAAACCACGTGGCTCGACATGCCCGACGGAAACTGCTTTTGCTTTGCCGAGGACAGCGGCCTTATCGAGCCGTTCGTCGATCTCGGCGACCAGGTGAAGAGCGGGCAAGTCGTCGCCCGCATCTATGCGATCGGCCGCACCGGCGCCGAACCGCTGGACATCAGGGCAAAGATGGACGGCGTCCTCGTCGCCCGCCATTTCCCCGGCCTCGTCAAATCTGGCGATTGCGTCAGCGTGCTGGCAACCATTGTCCCTGCATAGGGCTTATGGACCACCGGCGGCCGTGGCTCGCAAGCCATCGCCCCTCGATGGGGAAGTCCGTGCTCGCGTCGATAAGGCGTGAGTTGAATTTCTAACGCACCCTGCGGAATTGGCTGACGTCAAAGCCGGCCAGTTCTCTCCAGGCGTGCTCGAATTTCGAACTCGCAGATTGCCAGGGTGGCATGGCCCGCCTGGCAGTCACGCGCGCCAGGACAATGCCGCCTGCGCGTTCGACAGTCACGATGACGCTACGGTGCCTGTCGTCTTCCGCGATCCTGTCGGCGATCGACCTGCCATTGGTCACCGCCTGACTGTCATTGGCGTGAAACGCCCCATGGTCATCGCGACTGATCCTGCCGGACAGGTGAATATGAAAGAGGTATCGGGGCATTTTGCCACTCGAGCAATGATTGCTTTTTCTACTTCTTAGCAGTCTTGCTGATCTATTGCGCGTGACAGTTGCGTGACATGCCTTGTGAGACGTGACGCGAAGCGCCGGCCCTAGTGCGCATTCATAGGATTTTCGATGACCGTGACCGCATGGAGCGGTCGTCCCGGTCGATGGTGGCTGGTTGGCGCGATGAATTGCGTCGCTGCCGTCCGGGTGATGATCAGGCCGGTGTAGCGGTGAGCCTGCGCGCAATGTCGAAAAAGGCGCTGACCAGTTTTCCGTTGCTACGCTCGCGCAAGCAGATGAGTGCTTCGTCCATCAGCATCTCGGGCGCGTCGATCTCGATGGGAATGAGGCGGCTGTCCTGGCCGAACTCTGCCGACGATACGAAGCCGACGCCGCCGCCGGCGGCGACGATCTCGCGAACCGCCTCGCGACCTTCGGCTTCGATGAGCGGCGTCAGTTGCACGCCACATTGCTGCGACATCGTCTCAAGCTTTTGCCGCGTCTTGGAGCCTTGCTCGCGCATGACCAGGGGGTGTTTCACGAGTTCGGCGAAAGTCACCTTTTTCTTGCCTTGCAGCGGGTAGTCGCGGCTCGCAAAGGCGATGATCGGCGTGGAGTTGAGCTTCAGAATGTCGAAGTCGCTCGACTGCGGGATCTCGCCGAGAACGCCGATGTCCGCTTCATAGGCGTGCAGGCTGGTGATGACGGTTTCGGTGTTGCCGGAATCGATCGAGACCTGGACGGTCGGATAGGTGCGCCGGAAGGCGGCAAGGATGTGCAGCAGGTGGTGGGCGGCATCGGCGACGATCCGCAGTTTTCCCGCTCTCAGCGCCCGTGATTCCGACAAGAGATCGAGCGCCTGCTGCTCGACGTCGAACATGCGGCGGGTGACTTCCAGGAGCTGTTGGCCGGCCTGGGTCAGCGTCACCTGCTTCTTGTTCCGGTTGAAGAGGAGGACGTCGTACTCCTCCTCGAGCTTGCGCACCTGGTCCGAGACCGCCGGCTGGGTGAGGAAGAGCGCTTCGGCGGCGCGCGAGAAGCCGCCGTGGATGGCGACGTTGTGAAAGGCGCGGAGCTGAACATAGCGCATGCGTACGACGCCTCGTTGAATAGATTTGATCGATGGTTTGATTAAAACGAACGATTTGATTTATGTAAAGCGGGCGCGGATAGTTTTCGGATTCCACCTCTATCCGGAGCGCGCCTCATGAACCTCCCGGCCGTCGTCCTCGAGCTCGCCGCCGCCACCGTCCTCCTGCTCTACGCCGTGAGCCTCGTGAAAAAGGGTGTCGAGGCAGCGGCAGGCGACATCGTCGCGCGCACCGTCGGCGGCGCGGGTGGACGACCGCGTGCTGCCATCTGCGGCTGCGCCGTTGCCATTGCGCTGCAGAGTTCGACCGCGGTCGCCATGCTTGCCGCCGGTTTTGCCGTCAGCGGTGCGCTGGCGCTTGATACGGGCCTGGCGGTGCTGCTTGGCGCCGATCTCGGCTCGGCGCTCGTCGTCAAGATCCTGTCCTTCGACCTGCATTGGCTGGCGCCGCTTCTGATCGCCGTTGGCGGTCTCGCGCATCTGAAGGCATCGACCCGCAAGGCGGTGGAGACCGGGCGCGCCCTGCTCGGCATCGGTCTCTTGCTGCTCTCGTTGCAGATGATCGGCCATGCGACGCAGCCGCTCTCGCAGAGCCCGATGCTGCCTTCCGTCGTCGCCTTCATCGGCAAGGATGCCTTGACCGTGATGATCCTTGCTGCCGTCTTCACCTGGGCGCTGCACTCCAGCGTGGCGGCGATCCTGCTTATCCTGACCTTTGCCGTGAAGGGCATCGTGCCCCTGGAGGTCGGCATTCCCCTGGTGCTCGGCGTCAACGTCGGCGGCGGGCTCATCGCACTGTGGCTGACCCGCGGCCTACCGGTCGAAGGCCGGCGCCTGCCGCTTGGCAATCTCCTCTTCCGCGCCCTGTTCGGCGCAGCGATCTTCGGCCTATTTTCGCTGCATTCTCCGTTCGACTGGCTGCCCGGGGAGACCGTGGCGGGCAAGCTCGTCAATCTGCATGTGCTCTTCAACGCTGCTCTTGTGCTCGTCGGGGTGATCTTCTGCGGCCCGATGGCGCGCCTCGTTCGGTTGCTGATGCCGCAGGCCGCCGGTGCCAATGACCGAGCGGCTCATGTGAGCGCCCTTGACCCGGCGCTGATCGACAAACCGGCGCAGGCGCTCGCGGCCGCGGCACGCGAGGTGCTCCACATGGGCAATCTTATCGCCCGGATGCTGGAGCCCGTCATGACCGTCATTCACGCGCCGACACCGCAGGCGGTGAAGGCGCTCAGAAGCATCGACGGCGACATCCACGTGGCCCATAGTGCGATCAAGCTCTACATCGCCGCCGTCAACCGCGGCGTCCTCACCGAAGAACAATCGCGACGCGGCATCGAACTCACCGAAGCGGCGATCCATCTCGAATATGCCGGAGACGTCGTCGCAAAAAGCCTTCTGCAAATGGCCGAGGAGCGGCTTGCCGGCGCAGGCACCTTCTCGCAGGAGGGATGGCAGGAGCTCACTTTGCTGCATGCGGCGGTGTCGTCCAACGTCAGGCTGGCGGCCAATCTTCTCGTCTCCCCGGATCCGGTGATCGCGCGCGAAATGGTTCGGCAGAAGGAACATGTGCGTCGCCTGGTCGACGAAAGCAGCAAGTGCCATCTGGAACGGCTTCGGCAGGGCATCGCGACCAGCATCCTTTCGAGCGACATGCACCTGGAGATCGTTCGAGCGTTGAAGGAGGTCAATTCGCTGGTGACGACCATGGCCTATCCGCGCCTGCGCGAGAGTGGCGACCTTCTGGAAAGCCGGTTGGTGCCGGCCGCCTAGATGTATAATTTCCATCGATAGATTGATACAAAAGAACGATTTTACAGATAGATCTTTCCACCCCATTGTCGTTCTCGAACACGCCAACCGCGAGGACGGACAATGCCAAACACCGCTTCTGAAAGAACCATCGCGCCCCTGGAAACGCCAAGGCTGGGCGAGCCTTATCTCCTGACCCCCGGTCCGCTGACCACGGCCTATCAGGTCAAGGAAGCCATGCTGCGGGACTGGGGTTCCTGGGATGGCGATTTCCGGGCAATGACCGCCAGGCTCCGCCAGGAACTGCTGGAGATCGCCGGCGATACCAAGGGCGAGTACGATTGCGTGCCGATGCAGGGCAGCGGCTCGTTTTCGGTCGAGGCCATGCTCGGCAGCTTCGTCCCGAAGGACGGCAAGGTGCTGGTGCTGATGAACGGCGCCTATGGCAAGCGCATTGCCCAGACGCTGTCCTATCTCGGTCGTGACCATGTGACGATCGACAAGGGCGACTATATGCCCCCGCGCGGTCCGGAGGTTGCAGCGGCACTCGATGCCGACCCTGCTATCACCCATGTCGTGGTCGTCCATTGCGAAACGAGTTCCGGCATCCTCAATCCGCTGAAGGAGATTTCCGACACGGTCTACTCCCGCGGTCGCAAGCTGCTGGTCGACTCCATGAGCGCCTTCGGCGCAGTGCCGGCCGGTATCGCCGATTTCCGCTACGAGGCGATCGTTTCTTCCGCCAACAAGTGCATCGAGGGTGTGCCCGGCTTCGGCTTCGTCATCGCCCGCAAGAGGGAGCTGGAGGCCGCAAAGGGGCGTAGCCATTCGCTCAGCCTCGATGTGCACGCGCAGTGGGACTACATGAACAAGACGGGCCAGTGGCGCTTCACGCCGCCGACCCACGTGGTCGCGGCCTTCCTGGAAGCCTTGCGCCTGCATCGGGAAGAGGGCGGTGTCGCCGGTCGTGGAGCCCGCTATGCCCGCAACCGCGACGTCATGGTCGCCGGCATGCGCGAGGCAGGCTTCGAGACGCTGCTTGCCGACCAGTGGCTGTCGCCGATCATCGTCACCTTCTTCAGCCCGGCTCATCCCGCCTTCGCCTTCGATCGCTTCTACGACCTGATGAAGGACAAAGGCTTCATTATCTATCCGGGAAAGCTGACAGTGGTCGACAGTTTCCGCGTCGGCTGCATCGGCCGCATGGACGAACACGTCATGCGCAGCGTGGTCGATGCCGCCCGCAATTCACTCTCCGAAATGGGCGTCGACAGCGCCGCTCCCCCGGCCGTCGCCCTTGAAGAACGCCGCCGTCTCGCCGCCTGAACTGAGGAAATTACGATGAACAAGATGTCCAAGATCACCGTTACCGCCAACCGCCGCACCTATCCCTGGCCGAATGTCCCGGCCATTGCCATCTGCCTCGACGGCTGCGAACCGGCCTATCTCGACGAAGCCATCAAGGCTGGGCTGATGCCGACGCTCGAGCGCATCCGCAAGACCGGGACGGAGCGCACCGCGCTCAGCGTTATCCCGAGCTTCACCAACCCGAACAACCTTTCCATCGCCACCGGCCGGCCGCCGGCGATCCACGGCATCTGTGGCAACTATCTCTACGAGCCGCAGACCGGCAACGAAGTGATGATGAACGATCCGCGCTTCCTGCGCGCGCCGACCATCTTCAAGGCGTTCTATGATGCCGGTGCGAAGGTCGCCGTGGTGACGGCGAAGGACAAGCTCAGGGCGCTGCTCGGCCACGGGCTCAAGTTCGACGAGGGCAGGGCAATCTGCTTCTCGTCTGAAAAGGCCGACAAGACGACCAAGGCGGAAAACGGCCTCGACAATGCCTCGGCCTGGCTTGGTCGTCCGGTGCCGGAAGTCTATTCGGCGGATCTATCCGAATTCGTCTTTGCCGCCGGCGTCAAGCTGCTCAAGGAATTCCGCCCTGACGTCATGTACCTGACGACGACCGACTATGTGCAGCACAAATATGCGCCGGGCGTTCCACAGGCGAATGCCTTCTATGAGATGTTCGACAAGTACCTGACCGAACTCGACGCGCTTGGCGCGGCCATCATCGTCACGGCCGACCACGGCATGAAGCCGAAGCACAAGGCGGACGGTTCGCCTGACGTCATCTATGTACAGGACCTGCTCGACCAATGGCTCGGAAAGGACGCGGCCCGCGTCATCCTGCCGATCACCGACCCCTATGTCGTGCATCACGGCGCACTCGGCTCGTTTGCCACGGCCTACCTGCCCGAAGGTGCGGACAAGGAGGAGATCATCGAGCGGCTGCAGGCGATCGAAGGCATCGATGTGGTGCTTTCCCGCCCGGAAGCCTGCGTACGCTTTGAGTTGCCGGACGACCGGAT encodes:
- a CDS encoding 2-aminoethylphosphonate--pyruvate transaminase, whose product is MPNTASERTIAPLETPRLGEPYLLTPGPLTTAYQVKEAMLRDWGSWDGDFRAMTARLRQELLEIAGDTKGEYDCVPMQGSGSFSVEAMLGSFVPKDGKVLVLMNGAYGKRIAQTLSYLGRDHVTIDKGDYMPPRGPEVAAALDADPAITHVVVVHCETSSGILNPLKEISDTVYSRGRKLLVDSMSAFGAVPAGIADFRYEAIVSSANKCIEGVPGFGFVIARKRELEAAKGRSHSLSLDVHAQWDYMNKTGQWRFTPPTHVVAAFLEALRLHREEGGVAGRGARYARNRDVMVAGMREAGFETLLADQWLSPIIVTFFSPAHPAFAFDRFYDLMKDKGFIIYPGKLTVVDSFRVGCIGRMDEHVMRSVVDAARNSLSEMGVDSAAPPAVALEERRRLAA
- a CDS encoding LysR substrate-binding domain-containing protein, with translation MRYVQLRAFHNVAIHGGFSRAAEALFLTQPAVSDQVRKLEEEYDVLLFNRNKKQVTLTQAGQQLLEVTRRMFDVEQQALDLLSESRALRAGKLRIVADAAHHLLHILAAFRRTYPTVQVSIDSGNTETVITSLHAYEADIGVLGEIPQSSDFDILKLNSTPIIAFASRDYPLQGKKKVTFAELVKHPLVMREQGSKTRQKLETMSQQCGVQLTPLIEAEGREAVREIVAAGGGVGFVSSAEFGQDSRLIPIEIDAPEMLMDEALICLRERSNGKLVSAFFDIARRLTATPA
- the phnA gene encoding phosphonoacetate hydrolase, producing MNKMSKITVTANRRTYPWPNVPAIAICLDGCEPAYLDEAIKAGLMPTLERIRKTGTERTALSVIPSFTNPNNLSIATGRPPAIHGICGNYLYEPQTGNEVMMNDPRFLRAPTIFKAFYDAGAKVAVVTAKDKLRALLGHGLKFDEGRAICFSSEKADKTTKAENGLDNASAWLGRPVPEVYSADLSEFVFAAGVKLLKEFRPDVMYLTTTDYVQHKYAPGVPQANAFYEMFDKYLTELDALGAAIIVTADHGMKPKHKADGSPDVIYVQDLLDQWLGKDAARVILPITDPYVVHHGALGSFATAYLPEGADKEEIIERLQAIEGIDVVLSRPEACVRFELPDDRIGDLVLISSENKTLGTSEHRHDLAALNEPLRSHGGLTEQAVPFIANRKLPELLTSASLRNFDAFYYALVAAAQTAH
- a CDS encoding Na/Pi cotransporter family protein produces the protein MNLPAVVLELAAATVLLLYAVSLVKKGVEAAAGDIVARTVGGAGGRPRAAICGCAVAIALQSSTAVAMLAAGFAVSGALALDTGLAVLLGADLGSALVVKILSFDLHWLAPLLIAVGGLAHLKASTRKAVETGRALLGIGLLLLSLQMIGHATQPLSQSPMLPSVVAFIGKDALTVMILAAVFTWALHSSVAAILLILTFAVKGIVPLEVGIPLVLGVNVGGGLIALWLTRGLPVEGRRLPLGNLLFRALFGAAIFGLFSLHSPFDWLPGETVAGKLVNLHVLFNAALVLVGVIFCGPMARLVRLLMPQAAGANDRAAHVSALDPALIDKPAQALAAAAREVLHMGNLIARMLEPVMTVIHAPTPQAVKALRSIDGDIHVAHSAIKLYIAAVNRGVLTEEQSRRGIELTEAAIHLEYAGDVVAKSLLQMAEERLAGAGTFSQEGWQELTLLHAAVSSNVRLAANLLVSPDPVIAREMVRQKEHVRRLVDESSKCHLERLRQGIATSILSSDMHLEIVRALKEVNSLVTTMAYPRLRESGDLLESRLVPAA
- the doeB gene encoding N(2)-acetyl-L-2,4-diaminobutanoate deacetylase DoeB, translated to MREATLRPSPISSTVDFSAKGVHHGFLRLPYSRDDSAWGSVMIPVTVVKNGKGPTALLTGGNHGDEYEGPIALFDLARTLKAEDVTGRVIIVPAMNYPAFLAGARTSPIDKGNMNRSFPGAPDGTVTQKIADYFQRTLLPLADIVLDFHSGGKTLDFLPFCAAHILLDKAQEEKSFDLVRAFGAPWSMKMLEIDAVGMYDTAAEEMGKVFITTELGGGGTVTARSAAIAKTGVSNVLKAAGILKGTVASAETTWLDMPDGNCFCFAEDSGLIEPFVDLGDQVKSGQVVARIYAIGRTGAEPLDIRAKMDGVLVARHFPGLVKSGDCVSVLATIVPA